In one Bacillus thuringiensis genomic region, the following are encoded:
- the gnd gene encoding phosphogluconate dehydrogenase (NAD(+)-dependent, decarboxylating): protein MQVGLIGLGKMGLNLGKNLMDHKHEVVAFDLNTSAVEEMKEYGATGTSSLSELVQSLQSPRILWVMVPHAVVDSVIDEVTPLLSKGDILIEAGNSHYKESIRRYEQLKKDGIHFMDAGTSGGMEGARNGACYMIGGDQEAWDIVEPIFRDTAVENGFLYAGKAGSGHFLKMVHNGIEYGMMAAIGEGFEILEKSEFDYDYEKVSRVWNNGSVIRSWLMELTENAFSKDAKLDEIKGVMHSSGEGKWTVETALDLQTATPVIAMSLLMRYRSLDNDTFTGKVVAALRNEFGGHAVEKK from the coding sequence ATGCAAGTAGGATTAATTGGGTTAGGTAAAATGGGATTAAATTTAGGGAAAAATTTAATGGATCATAAACATGAAGTAGTAGCATTTGATTTAAATACGAGCGCAGTAGAAGAAATGAAAGAGTACGGGGCAACAGGTACATCTAGTTTAAGTGAACTTGTTCAGTCATTACAATCACCAAGAATTCTTTGGGTAATGGTACCACACGCTGTTGTTGATTCTGTTATTGATGAGGTTACACCACTTTTATCAAAAGGAGATATTTTAATTGAAGCTGGTAATTCACATTATAAAGAGTCTATCCGCCGATATGAGCAATTAAAGAAAGATGGCATTCACTTTATGGATGCAGGAACTTCTGGTGGAATGGAAGGAGCTCGTAATGGTGCTTGTTACATGATCGGAGGAGATCAAGAAGCTTGGGACATCGTTGAACCTATCTTCCGCGATACTGCTGTAGAAAATGGATTCTTATATGCTGGAAAAGCTGGTAGTGGTCACTTCTTAAAAATGGTTCATAACGGAATTGAATACGGTATGATGGCTGCTATTGGTGAAGGATTTGAGATTCTAGAGAAAAGTGAATTTGACTACGATTATGAAAAAGTATCAAGAGTATGGAACAACGGTTCAGTCATTCGTTCTTGGTTAATGGAATTAACAGAAAATGCATTTTCTAAAGATGCAAAACTGGATGAGATTAAGGGTGTTATGCATTCTTCTGGTGAAGGAAAATGGACAGTAGAAACAGCATTAGACCTTCAAACAGCAACCCCTGTTATCGCAATGTCTCTATTAATGCGCTACCGCTCATTAGACAATGATACATTTACAGGAAAAGTTGTAGCAGCTCTGCGCAATGAATTTGGTGGACATGCAGTAGAAAAGAAATAA
- the tkt gene encoding transketolase, with protein sequence MTQNINQLAVNTLRTLSIDAINAANSGHPGLPMGAAPMAYALWANHLNYNPNHPEWFNRDRFVLSAGHGSSLLYSLLHLAGYDVSIDDLKNFRKLNSKTPGHPEFGHTPGVEATTGPLGQGIANAVGMAMAEAHLAAKFNKGGHSIIDHNTYALVGDGDLMEGVAYEAMSMAGHMKLGKLIVLYDSNEISLDGELGIAFSEDIQKRVESVHWQYVRVEDGNDVDAITKAITLAKENKDQPTLIEIRTIIGYGSPKVAGTNKAHGNPLGVEEATATKQVYGWGYKEDFFVPEEVKTHFNELKQKGIEKDNDWNEQFNLYREANPTLADELEKAITGEVLIEAKDILSFDTEKTISTRVASGEAINHYVKSIPSIFGGSADLSHSTMTDIKGEAVYAVESYAGRNIYFGVREHAMGAAANGLALHGGVKPFVSTFFVFNDYLRPSIRLAALQKLPVTYVFTHDSIAVGEDGPTHEPIEQLAALRAIPGLTVIRPSDANETASAWAYALQQTDGPVVLVLSRQNLPVFNETKANIENLSKGAYVLTQTNENPDVILIATGSEVPLAASAKAKLEEDQVSVRIVAMPSWELFDYQSNAYKESVLPSSITKRVSLEMGVSLGWERYVGQEGKVLSIEIFGASGTGAEVMNLFEFTTENVVQITKNVLNS encoded by the coding sequence ATGACACAAAACATAAATCAATTAGCAGTGAATACACTTCGTACGTTATCGATTGATGCTATTAATGCGGCAAACTCAGGTCATCCAGGTCTTCCGATGGGAGCAGCACCAATGGCTTATGCATTATGGGCGAATCATTTAAATTACAATCCTAATCACCCAGAATGGTTTAACCGTGATCGTTTCGTTTTATCGGCGGGACATGGATCTAGTCTGTTATATAGTCTACTTCATTTAGCTGGATATGATGTTTCAATTGATGACTTGAAAAACTTCAGAAAGTTAAATAGTAAAACACCAGGACATCCTGAGTTTGGTCATACTCCTGGAGTTGAAGCGACTACAGGCCCGTTAGGACAAGGGATTGCTAATGCTGTCGGAATGGCAATGGCAGAAGCTCATTTAGCAGCAAAGTTTAATAAGGGTGGTCACTCTATTATAGATCACAATACGTATGCTTTAGTCGGAGATGGTGACTTAATGGAGGGTGTCGCTTATGAAGCGATGTCAATGGCAGGACATATGAAACTTGGCAAGTTAATTGTACTGTATGATTCAAATGAAATTTCACTTGATGGTGAATTAGGCATTGCTTTCTCTGAAGATATTCAGAAAAGGGTAGAATCTGTACATTGGCAATATGTAAGAGTTGAAGATGGAAACGATGTCGATGCTATTACAAAAGCTATTACATTAGCGAAAGAAAATAAGGATCAACCTACTCTTATAGAAATTAGAACCATTATAGGTTATGGAAGTCCAAAAGTTGCTGGAACGAACAAAGCACATGGTAATCCGCTTGGAGTAGAAGAGGCAACAGCGACAAAACAAGTGTATGGTTGGGGTTATAAGGAAGATTTCTTTGTACCTGAAGAAGTAAAAACTCATTTTAATGAACTAAAACAAAAAGGTATTGAAAAAGACAATGACTGGAATGAGCAGTTCAACTTATACAGAGAAGCGAATCCTACACTGGCAGATGAATTAGAAAAAGCGATTACAGGTGAGGTTTTAATTGAAGCGAAAGACATTCTATCCTTTGATACTGAAAAAACAATTTCTACTCGTGTTGCAAGTGGGGAAGCTATTAATCATTATGTGAAATCGATTCCTTCTATTTTCGGTGGAAGTGCGGATCTTTCTCATTCTACGATGACAGATATAAAAGGTGAAGCAGTATATGCAGTAGAATCGTATGCTGGACGAAATATATACTTCGGTGTACGTGAACATGCAATGGGCGCTGCAGCGAATGGATTGGCGCTTCATGGAGGAGTAAAACCTTTCGTAAGTACATTCTTTGTATTTAATGATTATCTTCGTCCGTCCATTCGACTGGCTGCACTGCAAAAGTTACCTGTTACTTACGTATTTACACATGATTCGATTGCTGTAGGAGAAGATGGTCCAACGCATGAACCAATTGAACAATTGGCAGCTCTTCGAGCAATTCCTGGTCTAACAGTTATCCGTCCGTCAGATGCAAATGAAACAGCAAGTGCTTGGGCGTATGCTTTACAGCAAACGGATGGTCCGGTCGTTTTAGTACTGAGCCGTCAAAATTTACCGGTGTTTAATGAAACGAAAGCGAACATAGAGAATCTCTCTAAAGGAGCTTACGTATTAACACAAACGAATGAAAATCCGGATGTAATTTTAATTGCGACAGGTTCTGAAGTACCCTTAGCTGCTAGTGCGAAAGCAAAATTAGAAGAAGATCAAGTTTCTGTTCGCATCGTTGCAATGCCGAGCTGGGAGCTATTCGATTACCAATCGAACGCATATAAAGAATCCGTTCTTCCGTCTTCTATAACGAAACGAGTATCTCTTGAAATGGGTGTATCTCTCGGTTGGGAACGTTATGTAGGACAAGAAGGAAAAGTACTATCAATTGAAATATTTGGAGCTTCAGGTACTGGAGCTGAAGTCATGAATCTATTTGAATTTACGACAGAAAATGTTGTTCAAATTACAAAAAATGTGTTGAATTCTTAA
- the zwf gene encoding glucose-6-phosphate dehydrogenase has translation MESMTFVLFGATGDLAKRKIYPALYNLYRDQKLPKQISVIGLGRRQVSHVDFQGRIKESIETFSRHREEGTPELEGFLDNFRYCPLDVSKPEDYERLLQVVREREEELHIKGNRMFYLSVAPEFFETIALNIKESGLDKTDGWKRLMIEKPFGHDLTSARELNDKLSRTFEEDEIYRIDHYLGKPMIQNLEALEFANPVLQSIWNKEHIANVQITASETVGVEERAGYYDQAGAIRDMVQNHMLQILMMTAMNLPEKVNACEIREEKRKVMETLRKVKKEDVQSHIIRGQYAVGEIKGGQVVAYKEEPGVNPSSNIDTFVAARLWIDNPFWTGVPFYIRTGKRMKEKSTRIVIEFKNTLKQQYQDSNPNAAPNLLIIEISPGENVSLQLNSKNPLKNGEIEPMRINFTCEQADVGVPEAYERLIHDAVSGDATFFAHWREVELSWEWVQPILEAFEENLLPLYEYESGSYGPEASNELLQESGFKWWLDQETEK, from the coding sequence TTGGAATCAATGACCTTTGTTTTATTTGGAGCGACAGGGGACTTAGCGAAACGCAAAATTTACCCCGCACTATATAACTTATATAGAGATCAAAAACTTCCAAAGCAAATATCCGTTATCGGGCTTGGGAGACGTCAAGTATCTCATGTAGATTTTCAAGGAAGAATAAAAGAATCAATAGAGACGTTTTCCCGTCATAGAGAAGAAGGTACTCCAGAACTGGAAGGTTTTTTAGATAATTTTCGCTATTGTCCATTAGATGTGAGTAAGCCGGAAGACTATGAGAGGTTATTACAAGTCGTTCGTGAAAGGGAAGAAGAATTACATATAAAAGGAAATAGAATGTTTTATCTTTCCGTTGCTCCTGAATTTTTCGAGACCATTGCTTTAAATATTAAGGAAAGCGGACTTGATAAAACGGATGGATGGAAACGTCTGATGATTGAGAAACCATTCGGGCACGACCTTACATCTGCTCGTGAGCTTAACGATAAGCTTAGTCGCACGTTTGAAGAAGACGAGATATACCGTATCGATCATTATTTAGGTAAACCGATGATTCAAAATCTTGAAGCATTAGAATTTGCAAATCCTGTTCTCCAATCAATTTGGAATAAAGAACATATAGCGAATGTACAAATCACAGCGAGTGAAACAGTTGGGGTTGAAGAAAGGGCAGGATATTATGACCAGGCAGGGGCCATTCGAGATATGGTTCAAAATCATATGTTACAAATATTAATGATGACTGCTATGAATCTGCCGGAAAAGGTTAATGCATGTGAAATTCGAGAGGAAAAGCGAAAGGTAATGGAAACGCTTCGTAAAGTGAAAAAAGAAGACGTTCAAAGCCATATCATTCGCGGACAATACGCTGTAGGTGAGATAAAAGGCGGGCAAGTTGTAGCATACAAAGAGGAGCCAGGAGTAAATCCTTCTTCTAACATAGACACATTTGTTGCTGCTCGCCTGTGGATCGATAATCCATTTTGGACTGGCGTTCCCTTCTATATACGAACAGGCAAACGAATGAAAGAAAAGTCTACTCGTATTGTAATTGAATTTAAAAATACGTTAAAACAGCAATATCAAGATAGTAATCCAAATGCAGCACCTAACTTGTTAATAATTGAAATTAGTCCAGGTGAGAACGTTTCATTACAGTTAAACAGTAAAAATCCATTGAAAAATGGAGAAATTGAACCGATGCGTATTAACTTTACTTGTGAGCAAGCGGATGTGGGAGTACCTGAAGCGTATGAAAGACTCATTCATGATGCTGTGAGTGGAGACGCTACATTCTTTGCACATTGGAGAGAAGTTGAATTGTCATGGGAATGGGTACAACCAATTCTTGAAGCGTTCGAGGAAAACTTATTACCGCTTTATGAATATGAGTCTGGTTCATATGGTCCAGAAGCGTCTAATGAACTGTTGCAAGAAAGTGGATTTAAATGGTGGTTAGATCAAGAGACGGAAAAATAA
- a CDS encoding M4 family metallopeptidase gives MNNFVKVGLTTGVVLSAIMPYGGVHAETEDLKVETKEDTFRTGNLTAPSQNSAENVAKDALKGKTEQALSSKQVNTESKVNYNVTQSRKSYDGTTLVRLQQTYEGRDVYGYQLTAHINDDGVLTSVSGDSAQDLQQQEDLKQPITLSEEDAKKQLFNIYGNNLTFVEEPEIKQVVYVDENTSKATNAYQITFSASTPEYVSGTVLIDAFGGNLLKELVQKLGIQVDSSIVQSATANKSQDPSKLTGTGKDDLGINRTFGITQRSDGTYMLADYSRGKGIETYTANYKDYNNYRRNVWGYLDDLVTSNSTNFTDPKAVSAHYLATKVYDFYQEKYGRNSFDNNGQKVISVVHGWNTNGTNKGNPKQWFNAFSNGAMLVYGDPIVRAFDVAGHEFTHAVTRNESGLEYAGEAGAINEALSDILGVAVEKYANNGKFNWTMGEQSGRIFRDMKNPSSISSRYPEDYRHYNNLPIDADHDHGGVHTNSSIINKVAYLIASGGNHNGVNVHGIGEDKMFDIFYYANTDELNMTSDFKELKEACIRVATNLYGKDSLEVQAVQQAFKAAYI, from the coding sequence ATGAATAATTTCGTAAAGGTAGGTTTAACTACAGGAGTGGTGTTATCGGCGATTATGCCTTATGGAGGAGTACATGCGGAAACAGAAGATTTAAAAGTGGAAACAAAGGAAGATACGTTCCGAACAGGTAATTTAACAGCACCTTCTCAAAATTCGGCAGAAAATGTAGCAAAGGATGCGCTAAAAGGAAAAACAGAACAAGCATTATCATCAAAGCAAGTTAATACTGAATCCAAAGTTAATTATAATGTTACGCAAAGTCGTAAATCTTATGATGGTACTACATTGGTACGTCTTCAACAAACATATGAAGGACGTGATGTATACGGATATCAATTAACAGCACATATTAATGATGATGGTGTACTTACGAGTGTTTCGGGGGATAGCGCCCAAGATCTACAACAACAGGAAGATTTGAAACAACCTATTACTCTATCAGAAGAAGATGCAAAGAAACAGCTCTTTAACATTTATGGGAATAATCTCACATTTGTTGAAGAACCAGAAATTAAACAAGTAGTATATGTAGATGAAAATACAAGTAAAGCTACAAACGCATATCAAATTACTTTTAGTGCATCTACACCTGAATATGTATCGGGTACAGTATTAATTGATGCTTTTGGTGGTAATCTATTAAAAGAACTCGTTCAAAAATTGGGTATACAAGTAGATAGTAGTATTGTCCAATCTGCGACAGCAAATAAATCACAAGATCCTTCAAAATTAACAGGTACAGGAAAAGATGACTTAGGTATTAATCGTACGTTTGGAATTACGCAGCGAAGTGATGGAACGTACATGCTTGCAGATTATTCTCGTGGTAAGGGAATTGAAACATACACTGCTAATTATAAAGATTATAATAATTATAGAAGAAATGTATGGGGTTATCTCGATGATTTAGTAACAAGTAATTCTACAAATTTTACTGATCCTAAAGCAGTTAGTGCCCATTATTTAGCAACGAAAGTATATGATTTTTATCAAGAAAAATATGGGCGTAACAGCTTTGATAATAACGGACAAAAAGTAATTTCTGTCGTTCATGGCTGGAATACAAATGGTACGAATAAAGGAAATCCTAAGCAGTGGTTTAATGCATTTAGTAATGGAGCTATGCTAGTATACGGAGATCCAATTGTTAGAGCATTTGATGTGGCAGGACATGAATTTACACACGCGGTTACAAGAAATGAGTCTGGACTTGAGTACGCAGGAGAAGCTGGTGCAATTAATGAGGCTCTATCTGATATTTTAGGAGTAGCAGTTGAAAAGTATGCCAATAACGGAAAGTTCAATTGGACAATGGGAGAACAATCAGGTCGTATTTTTAGAGATATGAAAAACCCATCATCTATCTCTTCTAGATATCCGGAGGACTATAGACATTATAATAACTTACCTATTGATGCTGACCACGATCATGGTGGTGTACACACGAACTCTAGCATTATTAATAAAGTAGCTTACTTGATTGCTAGTGGTGGAAACCATAATGGAGTAAACGTACATGGCATTGGAGAAGATAAAATGTTTGATATTTTCTATTATGCAAATACGGATGAATTAAATATGACTTCTGACTTTAAAGAATTAAAAGAAGCTTGTATTCGTGTAGCAACGAACTTATATGGTAAAGATTCATTAGAAGTACAAGCTGTCCAACAAGCCTTTAAAGCAGCTTATATTTAA
- a CDS encoding putative mucin/carbohydrate-binding domain-containing protein codes for MKRLLVIGIMYTMFFLIGNIHLHADERTNVKEITSLEEPTWIFQAGISKGKYHDRQDLGLILQRNTPLKVRQTNPNFKDKLTLRLLSNDSKNEKSIQVGNEWVTIQGDTPLVPFIDTPYGEEHAVLEYQVGNESATKPLPIYKQQESVSQFFSTWDQFDGEYALIQGESFQLFVPKKDKELVRSLKDFQSLDELIAYYEDIFAMYDSIIGLDGSAFENKKSQNRYFLKADISGAGGAYYGTNWTANSSDSTKMWLDKLSWGTLHEIAHGYQAGFDNQGIFTGEVSNNLFGVQYQYSKYGKKADQVGWLFNFGKKEQVERNLYNALMKENKNYDDLDLRQKLILLTMAKQKAGDEAFAKMYQGYRKLASNAAFKKDDHSLPDLMNEYYSENGGVDFTPVFERWGFKLNHKQIEMNRAKGFPAVTSLAYIVPESQLAKARALVDSEILINSNFEIVTNQQIASLGLKGNLHIHLNTNEIDTLKGGKIKLKEGNIVIQEKTIETTDINLQDVPNGVYTVEISGGKTDVMYHFSSYYAYVKEKDNSLTIDVNEMKVGKLVNQTIQFLGLGDDQFAELNTDLEQKRAVFTVTTKTPHSYYAGEKYASIEVFNEKGEKIYTKEMEGTNVIIVKDIIPLKEGYRIKIYHDEIKKRLTSKATIINPMNKTNEFIITKWGLKNTSLQNNPEENLIQRIDEEMEAIIGNQFLKEIPMQKLEMKKNVWMAINMLSEPQKITYMNKYKDSLYNE; via the coding sequence ATGAAAAGGTTACTTGTTATAGGCATAATGTATACAATGTTTTTCCTCATAGGAAATATACACTTACATGCTGATGAACGGACAAATGTAAAAGAAATTACTAGTTTAGAAGAGCCTACTTGGATATTTCAGGCGGGCATAAGTAAGGGGAAATATCACGATCGACAAGATTTAGGGCTTATTTTGCAGAGAAATACACCACTAAAGGTAAGACAAACGAATCCTAATTTTAAAGACAAATTAACATTACGTTTATTGTCTAATGACTCAAAAAATGAAAAATCCATACAGGTAGGAAATGAATGGGTTACCATTCAAGGTGATACGCCTTTAGTTCCTTTCATAGATACTCCGTATGGTGAAGAGCATGCTGTACTTGAGTACCAAGTAGGGAATGAAAGTGCTACTAAGCCTCTTCCCATTTATAAACAACAAGAAAGTGTATCTCAATTTTTTAGTACATGGGATCAATTTGATGGAGAGTATGCGTTAATTCAAGGGGAGAGTTTTCAATTATTTGTACCTAAAAAAGATAAAGAGTTAGTAAGATCTTTAAAAGATTTTCAATCGTTGGATGAGTTAATTGCGTATTATGAAGATATTTTTGCGATGTATGATTCAATTATTGGTTTAGATGGTTCAGCGTTTGAAAATAAAAAAAGTCAAAATCGTTATTTTTTAAAAGCAGATATATCTGGTGCTGGCGGTGCTTATTATGGCACAAATTGGACAGCGAATAGTTCAGATAGTACAAAAATGTGGTTAGATAAACTGAGTTGGGGAACTTTACATGAAATCGCTCATGGATACCAAGCTGGTTTTGATAATCAAGGAATATTTACAGGAGAAGTTTCTAATAATCTATTTGGTGTTCAATATCAATATAGTAAATACGGCAAAAAAGCAGATCAAGTTGGTTGGTTGTTTAATTTCGGGAAAAAGGAACAGGTAGAACGGAATTTATATAATGCTTTAATGAAAGAAAATAAAAATTATGATGATTTAGATTTACGACAAAAACTTATTCTTTTAACGATGGCGAAACAAAAAGCTGGCGATGAAGCTTTTGCAAAAATGTATCAAGGTTATCGAAAACTAGCTAGCAATGCTGCTTTCAAAAAAGATGACCATTCTTTACCAGATTTGATGAATGAGTATTATAGTGAGAATGGAGGAGTTGATTTTACACCTGTATTTGAAAGATGGGGCTTTAAGCTTAATCATAAACAAATAGAGATGAATAGGGCGAAAGGTTTTCCGGCTGTTACTTCTTTAGCTTATATAGTGCCTGAATCACAATTAGCTAAAGCAAGAGCACTAGTTGATTCTGAGATTCTTATAAACTCTAACTTTGAAATAGTTACAAATCAGCAAATTGCTTCACTTGGGCTAAAAGGGAATTTGCATATCCATTTAAATACAAATGAAATAGATACATTGAAAGGAGGAAAAATTAAATTAAAAGAAGGGAATATAGTTATTCAAGAGAAAACAATCGAAACAACAGATATCAATTTACAAGATGTACCAAATGGGGTTTATACAGTTGAGATTTCAGGTGGAAAAACAGATGTTATGTATCATTTCAGTTCGTATTATGCCTATGTAAAAGAAAAAGATAATAGTCTAACTATTGATGTTAACGAAATGAAAGTGGGCAAGTTGGTAAATCAAACGATCCAATTCCTAGGGTTAGGAGATGACCAATTTGCTGAATTAAATACGGATTTAGAGCAAAAGCGAGCTGTTTTTACGGTTACTACTAAAACGCCTCATAGCTATTATGCAGGTGAAAAATATGCATCGATAGAGGTCTTTAATGAAAAAGGTGAAAAAATTTATACGAAGGAAATGGAAGGAACAAATGTAATAATTGTAAAAGATATCATTCCACTAAAAGAGGGATATAGAATTAAAATCTATCATGATGAAATAAAAAAACGATTAACTAGTAAAGCTACTATTATTAATCCTATGAATAAAACGAATGAATTTATAATAACAAAATGGGGATTGAAAAATACTTCTTTGCAAAATAATCCAGAAGAAAATCTTATACAAAGAATTGATGAAGAAATGGAAGCGATTATAGGTAATCAGTTTTTAAAAGAGATACCAATGCAAAAATTAGAAATGAAAAAGAATGTGTGGATGGCAATAAATATGTTATCAGAACCACAAAAAATAACGTATATGAATAAATATAAAGATAGCTTATATAATGAGTAA